TTTATCAAAAATAATAATATCATTGACTTGAGGTTTTTGTATGCTGCCATTGGTAAATTGCATTAAATTTCTTGCTTCATTTAAAGTGTTATCTGCTAGTGATTGGTCAAAAAAATCTTTAGCATGACCATAGCTGTTTGGCATCTTATGGTTTAAGTATTCGTAGTAATATCTTTTTACAAATTCTACACATTGATATTTTAAACCAATATTATAACCATCTATACTTGTATTTCTTTCTACAACATTACCAACTGCTCCATTATAGTACACAAAAACACCATTTAAACTATCAATTTTTTGTCCAATTT
Above is a genomic segment from Chitinophagales bacterium containing:
- a CDS encoding CHAP domain-containing protein, with protein sequence MLMYKCILLISIFLLIFNTSCQYKYNNHYKIGQKIDSLNGVFVYYNGAVGNVVERNTSIDGYNIGLKYQCVEFVKRYYYEYLNHKMPNSYGHAKDFFDQSLADNTLNEARNLMQFTNGSIQKPQVNDIIIFDKTKFNPYGHVAIVASVDKNYITIIQQNTGKLASTRKKIKYYQKQHKYFLQSKHVLGWLRKII